ACCCAAAATATCATTGACTCCTTTTTTAGAAGTTCCCATTTCATAAACTCCTTTTGCAATCAAATTCCATTTTGGAATAAAATTGTATTTCAATTTCACTAAATAAGTTCCATATTTTACAGAAGCTACATTATTCTGATAATCAGAACTCCATGAGCGTAATATTTTTGTTACATCCCCATTTTTTTCTATATCTTCATCACTTAATATATAATCTGCTTCTATAGAAAAAGGCTTAAAATCTAATTTACTCCCTAAAGCTAGCAATTTCCAAAATTTTTTATTTTCATTTTCTTGAAAAATAGAATAAGACCATCTGTTTTGTATTATTTGATTCTTGAACAAACTCCAATTCCAATTCACAGAATAACCCATAGGATTATTCACTTTTTGAACTGTATTTTCTTCATTATTTGAATTTTTGATGCTATTTACAATTTGAAATTGTAATTCATGATTTTTGATTGGAAGATAAATAAAATTGAAGCCAACAGGATTATCCTTATTTTTATATACATTCGTATACCGATATGGTGATCCATATAAATTATTAGCATATTCCATGCTTCCAAAAGAAGCTGGTTGTTTTCCTATCAAAAAGTAAAGTTTGTCATTCCACTTATATTTTAAATAAGCTAAATCAACTATTCTGTTATTTTCTATATTATTCAATTTTTTTGAAAAACGATAACTAATTTTTTCATTCGCCTTTCCTATCACTTCTAAATTTAAATAGTCTTCAGAAAAACGAGACCCCTCAAAAAATTCTTCTTTTACTGTAGAATTAATATTACCACTCAAATCTACAAACATGTTAAAATGAGGATTTTCATCTTTTTTTTGATGAAATGTTACTTCATCAGCGGAACTGTAAGTATGAAAAGAATAAAAAAATCCTAAAAAAAGAATAAAGAAAATCATTTTTGTTTTTTTCATTTTTTTAACTTTTTTTATATAATATAATCAATTTTCCAGTATAAAAAACTTTTAAATGATTGAAAAAATATTTAATTTATTTTAAATAAACTACTTTTCAAAATAAAATGTACAAAAATATTTCAAAAAAAAATGCTAAAGAAAAAAGNNNNNNNNNNNNNNNNNNNNNNNNNNNNNNNNNNNNNNNNNNNNNNNNNNNNNNNNNNNNNNNNNNNNNNNNNNNNNNNNNNNNNNNNNNNNNNNNNNNNNNNNNNNNNNNNNNNNNNNNNNNNNNNNNNNNNNNNNNNNNNNNNNNNNNNNNNNNNNNNNNNNNNNNNNNNNNNNNNNNNNNNNNNNNNNNNNNNNNNNNNNNNNNNNNNNNNNNNNNNNNNNNNNNNNNNNNNNNNNNNNNNNNNNNNNNNNNNNNNNNNNNNNNNNNNNNNNNNNNNNNNNNNNNNNNNNNNNNNNNNNNNNNNNNNNNNNNNNNCAATTGAATAATTTTTATAAATCAACAATATATAAATTTATATTTTTCAGTATATGGCTTCCAATAACTTTTTATCTTGTTCTTCCTGATCAAGGAATATTGAGTGGAATCTTTGGATTTGAAATAGGAAACTTGTTGATTCATTTATTTGGAAAAATAGGATCATATATACTTATTTTGACAAGTATTATTTTTTACTCTATCATTATTTTTCGTCTTACGACT
This sequence is a window from Blattabacterium cuenoti. Protein-coding genes within it:
- a CDS encoding porin, with product MKKTKMIFFILFLGFFYSFHTYSSADEVTFHQKKDENPHFNMFVDLSGNINSTVKEEFFEGSRFSEDYLNLEVIGKANEKISYRFSKKLNNIENNRIVDLAYLKYKWNDKLYFLIGKQPASFGSMEYANNLYGSPYRYTNVYKNKDNPVGFNFIYLPIKNHELQFQIVNSIKNSNNEENTVQKVNNPMGYSVNWNWSLFKNQIIQNRWSYSIFQENENKKFWKLLALGSKLDFKPFSIEADYILSDEDIEKNGDVTKILRSWSSDYQNNVASVKYGTYLVKLKYNFIPKWNLIAKGVYEMGTSKKGVNDILGENKLFKKAYTYYGGIEFLPIIKNEDLSFHFLYQNQRVNYNLDQIKKENKNNHFIILGLSYRIKMI